The Gloeocapsa sp. PCC 7428 genome contains the following window.
ACTTTGAACTTCGGCAGCAGCCTCTGTTTTAAGTTGAGGACAAACTTCAGTTACTGCGTAGTTGGTGACAGTTGCCATCTGCTTTGCAGTAACAGTATGTTCTAAAGACATGAGACCATCAAAGTAGTGGTATTGCTGATCGAAAGCTGGAATTAGAGAAGATGAATTAGCAACAGCGTTGCAAAATATTTCAGCTAGAGCGTTAATGTCTTTCGTATTAACGGTATCAGCGTTGGCTGGTGTTGTAGTAACTAAAGTGGAGATAGCAGCGATGCCAGCAATTAATCTAGTTTTCATTATTGGTAGCCTAACTGTTGATAGCCCTTCTTATCAGGCGTTAATTAGTAACAGTTTTTGTAAACATAAGAGCCAACCTGCTGATAAGTACATCTCTGGTTGTAATCACCGTAAGGTGTACGGATGCGATTATTCTCATAAATAGTGTTTCCGATTCGCTGCACATCAGATCGTCTTTCATATTCATTGCCCTCTCTGGTTCTGTAGCGCTCAGTGCCGTAATGGAAATTGCCGATTTGATTGCCTTGATAATTGTACCGACCACCATAAGAATCGTATCCACTACAGTTGTCGAAGTTCCCGTAGCTTGAACAATTTTGATTGTAGTAGTCTGCCCTAGCTGGACTAGCAAAAATAGATGTAGAAATCAGTAAACCTGTGATAACTGTTAACTTTTTCATATTTCCTTACTTAAGGTTGAGCTACTCTTTTATGCTGGCTTCTGCAATTTCAAGTAAGGTTTAGAAATGATGAATATTTGCATGAATAGTTAGCAAACACTTACGTAGTAAGTCATGCAGACTTTGTAGTGTATGGCGCTCACTCCTCACACCGGCTTCCTATGGCAGTAATGCTCTCGGAGTTATTACTGGGGGAACGTAGGTTGTTTTACAGACTCTTTATAATCGCCCAGAAACGTCAGTTAGAATTGACGCAAATTTCTGGACTTCTATATGACTCGACCTAACTACGGTATCGCTCGCTATCAAGCAGCGCTTCAAACATCATTACTACCTCCCCAAGACCAGCAGAATCCTGTATACAACAACAACCCGAACAGCGCAGCAGACAACAAGTATCCCTACAACCCACCCCAGCAGAAAGCCCAAGAACCAATCGTTACTGATGCAAATGGTACGCAATCATCAAAGCCTGCTTCCCCTGAACAGAACTACGGCAGTGGCGTACTTAGGCTACAAGCTGCTTTAGCTAATCGTTCAATACAACGCGATGTTCAACAACCACCTGCAATTCCAAATGCTAATAACGGAGCTAACCTGGGTATTGCTAAAGAACAATTCAATATGCAAGATGTCAACTACAAAGAGATGATTCCTTATTTAGAGAAATGGCAAAACCGCGCATTTAATAGAGATGCAATTTATAGCGGATTAACAAACTTAGGTAATGCTTTAGGAGGTAATGTTAGCTATCAGCAATGGTGGAGTGGAGGGCTAGTTAAGTAAGCTTCCTATACTTAACTTAAAACCCAATCGCTGCTACAGCATTGCGTTTCTGCTCTGGTGAAACTTCCAAGTAGCGCTGCAATGTCCCTAAATCGTTGTGTCCCGATATTTCCTGAATCACCCGCAAGGGAATGCCGGCACTGGACATCATTGTTAGGGCTGTTCGCCGAAAACTGTGGGTACTAACCCCTTCCAACCCAACGCGAAGGCAGGCATCTCGAAGAATCTTGTCCGCCATGAACCGGGTTAGGGTAAGCGTTCGCCCCCGCATTCCTGGAAACAGCGCCCCAGGAAGAGGCTTGTAGTCTGCCAACAACGCAGCCAGACCAGGTTGAATGTCCACCACCCGCGTTTTCAGCTTGCCTTTGGTGGTAGACTTTCTAAAAGTCAAAGTTCCACCCTTAATGTCTGAGGTTTGGAGTGCTAGCGCTTCGGAAACCCGACAGCCAGTAAATAAGCAGATGCCAAATAAAGCGCGATCGCGTGGCGACACAAATCCTTGGGTAAACAGTAGCCGCAATTCTTCTGGGGTTAAGATCTTCCCCTGCCCGTTTCCTGCAACTTTCATTGTCTAACTTTGGCTGATTCCCTTAGATTACACCAAACCACGATTTCGTGGAATAGCAGCCTTAAAGTATTGATTTATCGTAGTCGGCTGGAACCGCGATCGCCCCACTTAAGTCACGCTTATCAATCGCTCCACGACAGAATCAGGGTTTGGGACATTTTCGATGATTTTTGCTTATGATATCGGTGCTATCGACGATTGCAGCTATAATCGGCTACCTTTGAGCAGTCATTGATAGCAGAGCGAGCAAAGATGGCACAATCACCAATGCTTGGCGCAAGATGTCCCGTCGAGTGGCAGCAACAAATCAGGGCGATCTCTACCGCCTCAGGTCGCTCGGAAGCCGAGGTTGTACGCGAGGCAATAGCCCAGTATTTGGGGCAGACGGACCCAGCTGCGGTTAAGGGCGCGATCGCAGATTTACAGGACAGGGTATCCCGATTAGAGCAGAAGTTAACTCGTTTTGGACGATTGGCTGACTAATGCGAGGATTTAAAAATCAAGTCAAGGTACTGGAGCGGGATACCGCCAAACTGGGACAACTGCTGTCTGAGGGTTGTCGCGCTAGTTCTCCTCTGTATCATCGATCCTCATTATGAGCAAGCCAACCTGTAAGTCAATGTAAGCTACTGAAAAGGCAGCACTTCCTTTCATCCACTCCGGATTGTTGCCCGTTCCAACAATAATGCCAAGCACCGTAGTGAAAAATGCAAACTTAAGCAGCTCTGCCTTCACAGTCTGTTTCAAAGACTTGATCTGCTTTTCAATATCCTTTTCAATGTTCTTCATCAGGTTTTAGCGGAGGTAAAGTAGTGCCGCTCTCCGCTATTACCTTGTTCACTTGACTTTTTTGCTCCTCAAACCGCAGCCAGCGCAGTGAGTTATTTTTGGGGTGGACTTCGCGACGCGCCTGCCAGTTTGCTATTAATCCCACGCGCTTCAAGTCAGGTGGCATTACAGTATTTTCAAGGGCGTCACTTATCAGCCGCCGAAACGTTCTCTCGCTTTTTGTAAATCCCCGCGATGCAGCAATATCAAAAGCCTCGCCGACAGTGAGCCATGCGGCGGAATCAGTTGGCGATGCAGCAATGTTAGCTGGGTCCCTAGCAGATTTTGAATAAACTTGTGTTGGTGCGTTGTCTAGTTTCTTCTGCCTGAGAGTTTTTTCTTCCTCTCTCAGGCGACGAACTCCCCCAACTCCTCCTCTAGAACTGCCATTCGCTCTGGTAGAGGTGCAACAATATTTTCCACTTGTTCTAATCTTGTTATCAAGTTTGTTATCAAGTTATTATCAACTGATAATTTGTTGCTATCATCTATTATCAAACTGCGGTCGGGCGAGTCTAAAAACTTTGCAGCTAGGGTTTCTAAGACCTCTTGAAGTGTGAGTCTCTCCGATGCAGCCCAAGCTTTCAGTTGCTCTAATTTATCCTTGTCCCAACGGAATATCACCTGTACTCTTTCACTCATTGCTATCACCTGATAAGTAACTGATAGCTTATATTATCAGAGTTGCTAGCATATGATAATTAAAGATAGCAAATGATAGCACGTGATAAGTATGTGATAGCTAATTCGATATCAGTTGATAGCAAAGAGAGGATCGCTAACTTTTCATTTTTACTTCATCACCCCTAAACCTAATTAGCACTGATAGAAGGCAGACTAAGGTTAACGCTTTAAGTAAAAGTCTAGAGTGGCATGATCAGACCGACTGCTTATCTCATACTCAATTCATCAATGCTGTTACTAACAGTTGCTACCGGATTAAGCAGCCCAGTCTTAGCAGCGCCTCACTGGGTAGATGTCAATCGTGGATTTAATGTTGATCTCAACTCGATTAGAAGAGTTTCTTCAGGTGTTTATCAATACCGTACTCGCTTGAACTTGTTGCAAACGCCAGAAATTCTTTATCGCAATTTCTACTCATACGGACGTGTCGATTGTGCTAACCAGCGCCAGAGTGAAGTAGTCCGTCACAATGGACCATCTGGCGATCGTCGAATGCATGCAGACTCGAAGATGAGTTCAATTGATCTGGAGTTTGCGCTTAAATTGCCACCGAACGAACAAGCTCCGTATGCCCGAGAGTTTATCGTGGTCTGCACCCACATTAAACAGAACTTCCTACGAGGCATTGTTCCGCCAGATCTGGAACCTGATTGGGATTTAAAGCCAGAGACTTACGTGCAGGCAGATGAGGAAATTCCACTTTGGCCTTAACAGTTGCGCACCCTCACAGACGCGAACGCTGCTGTCAGATCGCCAACAAATAAAGTGTTTTCGCTCATGGTGTAACCTCGAAGTGTGAATCATGCTTGCCAGCCCCGGAGCAACAAGGGAGCGCAGCCAGGGGCTGATTTATCTCGACCGTCTAAGATGCTGGTAATGCTGCTCGGTTGGCGCGTAGGTTTTCAACCAGTTGCGCGATCGCTTCCGGTTTCAATCCGTCCACGCACTGAGTCGCCGCTTCCAACGTTGGGTCGAACAGCTTCTGCATATCCTCCTCAGATTCCAGCACCGCAACCGCTTGATCTACTCGCTTCAGTGCAGCTTCATCCGGTTCGGCATACTCAAAATCCAACACGTAGTAGGAGACTGCCTCGCCCTCAATAGTGGCTGACTTCTTTTTGAAGCTAGCTGTCCAGACTACCTCCCGATAGTCGTAACCTTGGCTTTGAGCTAGCACTGCTTTTTGACCGAAGTTAATCAGCGATCCTGACTTACCACTGCTGCTGTTTTTGACCAGCGTGTAGTAAACCACATTGGTAGGGAGCGGTTGACCGTTGGGGCTTTCACCAGCTGCGACAGGGCAGAACCAGACCTGACCTAATGGTGTCCCAGGGGCGATCACTCCATATTCTTCTGTAGCAATGCGGCGGCTGAATTTGAGGCAGATAAACTTGAGCTTACTACCGTACTCTGTCTCCCCTAAAAACCATTTTCCTTCCTTGCAGTCGTTTCGCAAGTTCATGGCGGTTTCAGGCACGATCAGGGCATCAGTTGAGAAAATGCCTTTGGTCTTCTCAGTAAAATACTTGTGACGAGCCATATTTTTGATGTTGTAAAGAGTTGCGAGGGTTTCACCACCAACCCACAAGGCGAGTCGAGTTATTTAGAAATCGAACCCACCGAAGGGGTCTGGAGCAGATTTTGGTTGACGAGGAGAGGAAGGATCTGCTACGGCTGCGCTAATTGTTACGATTGCGTTTCGAGTGGGCGCTACTGGTTCGTCCCAACCACCACCGTACAAATCACTTTTAGCTCTGGTGCTGATTGCATCCATGTATTCAGCTAAACTACCGTAGCCGACGTGATTTAGGGTAGCGAGAACGTGTTTACACCCGACTTTGGCTTTACCTAGTTGTTTGCGCTGTTCCTCGAAGTCTGTGCAGCCGCACATAGCAATACCTGCTGATAACTCCACGACATAAATCTTCTCGCTCTTGGCGCTGAAAACGTCATAGCGGCACTGGTACGACCCTGCACCCCAGCGCTTAACCGTGCAAGTTTTAGCTCGCTCTTGCCGGAAGCTAATGAAATCAGAGTAAAAGGCTGTTTTGCTCAGGAATGTGGAGCAACGCCCGTTCTTGGTTCGATAGGTGACTTGAACAGCCCCTTTGTAAACTCGGATTACCTCAACACAGCGAGCTGCAATGCCTTGGGCTTGTAGGATGCGTAGCGCGGCTGCTTTGGTG
Protein-coding sequences here:
- a CDS encoding site-specific integrase; protein product: MKVAGNGQGKILTPEELRLLFTQGFVSPRDRALFGICLFTGCRVSEALALQTSDIKGGTLTFRKSTTKGKLKTRVVDIQPGLAALLADYKPLPGALFPGMRGRTLTLTRFMADKILRDACLRVGLEGVSTHSFRRTALTMMSSAGIPLRVIQEISGHNDLGTLQRYLEVSPEQKRNAVAAIGF